Genomic segment of Pseudomonas sp. DY-1:
GGTGAATGCCAGGAAGGCGCCGAAGTTGATGAAGGACGTGGACGTGGTCACGTCCATCTGCAGCGCCAGCAGGGCTACCACGCCACACAGCACGATGCTCCCAACCGGCGTGCCGAAGCGCTCGCTCAGGCGACCGAACAGGGATGGCGGCAGCACGCCGTCGCGCCCCATGGCGAACAGCAGGCGCGAGGCGCTGGCCTGGGCCGACAGGCCCGAGGTGAACTGCCCGACGATCAGGCCAATGAGGAAGATCGAGACGAACACATCGCCGCCGATGTTGCGGGCAATTTCGTAGGCCGCCGAATCGGCGCTCTGGAACTCGGTCGACGGGTGCGCCAGCTGCACGAAGTACGAGGTGGTGATAAAGATCAGCCCGCCGATCAGGGTAATCAGCAGGATTGCCTTGGGGATGGTGCGACGCGGGTCACGGGTTTCCTCGGTCAGGGTGCTCACGGCATCGAAGCCGAGGAAGGAATAGCAGGCGATGGCCGCGCCGCTCATGATCAGCGGCAGCTGCATCCCCTCCTTGATGAAGGGGGCCAGCGACCACAGCGGCTTGCTCGCATCACCCAGCACGTAGTGCACGCAGAGCGCGACGAAGGCGACCAATACCAGGAACTGCACCAGCATCAGTGCGCCGTTGACGTTCTTCGCCAGGCGCAATCCCACCACATTGATCGCAGTGGTCACCCCGATGAACGCCAGCACCCAGACGGGCTGGGGCACATTGGGAAACGCCGAGTGCAGGTACGCCGCACCGATCAACCAGATGGCCATCGGCAAGAAGAGGTAATCCAGCAATACCGCCCAGCCGGCAAGGAACCCCAGTTTGGGGTTGATGGCCTTGCGGACATAACTGTAGGCCGAGCCGGCCACCGGGAAGGCAGCGGCCATCCGGGCATAGCTGAACGCAGTGAAGAGCATGGCCACGGAAGCCGCCACGTAGGCGGCCGGGACCACACCGCCAGTGGTGTCGGCGAGGATGCCGAAGGTGCCAAGAACGATGATCGGGGTCATGTAGGCGATGCCGAAAAGCACCACCGACCCCAGCGACAAGGTGCGCTGAAGATGAGCCATTACCGCTACTCCGAATTGTTGGTTGTTGTGACAGAGCCGAAGTCGGCGTGAAGCGGCCGCCCTGCGGATGGGGCGGCCAAAGGGGTCAGGAAATCAGCAGCTCGCGACGACCGTCTGCGTGGTCGATACGCTCGCCCGGCAGCACGAACCGGCGCTCGTCCAGATAGCGATAGTCGCGGCGCGCAGATTCGAGTCGGGTCATGTCCAGTTCTACGATCTGCCGGCACTCCTCCCGCCCGGCCTCGCAGAGCAGTTGGCCGAAGGGGTCGACCACCGCGCTGCCACCCGCGAACACCAGGCTGCCATCACCCTCGCCCACGCGGTTCACCATCACGGCGTATGCCTGGTTCTCCATGGCACGGGCCATGATCGCGGTACGGTGGGTGGGGCCATAGGGGTCCATGTTGCCATTGGTCACCAGGATCAGCTCTGCACCCAATTGGCCAAGGGCGCGGGCGCTCTCCGGAAACTCGATGTCGAAACAGATCAGGATGCCGACGCGAATGCCTTTCCACAGCGCGGTGGCGTAACGGTCCCCGGGCGTGAAGATGCCGCGATCCGATGCCCACAAGTGAGTCTTGCGATAGCGCAGGGCGATGCCGTCCGGTGTGATCAGCAGCGTGGTGTTGTAGAAGGTTCCGGCATCGTTCTCCGCCACTCCGACGACCACCGCCACATTGCGCTCACGCGCAGCGCGCTGGACGGCCTGCACGCTGGGGCCATCCAGCGGCTCGGCAACGGCGGCGACGTTGGCTTCGGTGGGGAAACCCATCAATTGGGTTTCCGGAAAAACCACCAGGTCCGTACCCGGAGCACAGGCGGAGATGGCCTGGAGGGTACGTTCGAGGTTGTAGGCAGTGTCGCCGTCACGGCCGGCGAGTTGGACGAGTTCGACCTTCATGGGTGCTCCTGGTTCTTGTCAGCGGGCGAGCAGACGTCAGAATGCTCTGCACCCGCCCTGGCATGTCCGGAGTATGGAACGCGACAGGGCCTGGAGTAATTACGCGGGTGTGGTAACCCATCGGGGGTAGAAACATGAGTCTTACCTTGCAGGACATCGCCTGGCACCAGTCCGTCGGGCGGTTGATCGAACAGCTCGATCGCCCAGGCTTCTGGATCGCCCTGGTTCGCCAGCTGGAGCAGTACGTGCCTTTCGATAGCTGGGTCGCCCTGCTCTTCAGTCATGGACGCCCCCAGGTGCTCGCCGAATGTCCGGGCGCGGATGGCGGACCTGACCCGCTGTTCCAGGATTACCTGCGCGGCCTTTACCTGCTGGACCCCTTCTACATCGCCAGCCGCGAGCACAACACCG
This window contains:
- a CDS encoding APC family permease codes for the protein MAHLQRTLSLGSVVLFGIAYMTPIIVLGTFGILADTTGGVVPAAYVAASVAMLFTAFSYARMAAAFPVAGSAYSYVRKAINPKLGFLAGWAVLLDYLFLPMAIWLIGAAYLHSAFPNVPQPVWVLAFIGVTTAINVVGLRLAKNVNGALMLVQFLVLVAFVALCVHYVLGDASKPLWSLAPFIKEGMQLPLIMSGAAIACYSFLGFDAVSTLTEETRDPRRTIPKAILLITLIGGLIFITTSYFVQLAHPSTEFQSADSAAYEIARNIGGDVFVSIFLIGLIVGQFTSGLSAQASASRLLFAMGRDGVLPPSLFGRLSERFGTPVGSIVLCGVVALLALQMDVTTSTSFINFGAFLAFTLVNLSVIFHYWLNGDRRGPRELVQFLLFPLTGMVATLWLMVSLDHLAIILGLSWLALGVIYLGWLTGGFRRQPPELSFEEA
- a CDS encoding carbon-nitrogen hydrolase family protein, giving the protein MKVELVQLAGRDGDTAYNLERTLQAISACAPGTDLVVFPETQLMGFPTEANVAAVAEPLDGPSVQAVQRAARERNVAVVVGVAENDAGTFYNTTLLITPDGIALRYRKTHLWASDRGIFTPGDRYATALWKGIRVGILICFDIEFPESARALGQLGAELILVTNGNMDPYGPTHRTAIMARAMENQAYAVMVNRVGEGDGSLVFAGGSAVVDPFGQLLCEAGREECRQIVELDMTRLESARRDYRYLDERRFVLPGERIDHADGRRELLIS